The Fulvivirga maritima genome segment AGATTTACTATTAGGATCGATATCCAGCGTTTGTCCGGTTAATGGAAGCGGCGCTAAATAAGCCTTATGCAAATTCATAAATGCCACCCATTTGTTATCAGGACTAGGAATTAGTCGGTTAGCATATTTAGACTCTACATGCGTAATTTCATCATCACCGCTAAGGTTGACACTTTTTTAGTCTTTTAGTAAGGTTGCCAAAAAAGTAGCCTCCCGTTTGGTAAAATATTCTATCTCCTTTTACACTAAATTGAGGATATTCCCCACTTTCGGTAATTCGTTTACCTTTGCCGCCTTCAATAGAAACAGTATAGATACCTGGCTTTTTATCGAATGTGCCACCTAAGGTGCTGTTACCTGATTCCTTCACATAAACCACCGTTTTTCCATCTGGTGAGATAGAGGGTGTGCGGTAAATTCCTTTTTCTGAAGTAACATCTACAGGCTGTCTTTTTTCTTCCTTTTTAAGGATACCTTTTTCACAGCTCCCATGCTTTCATCTTCCCATGATACATATACCAAAGTATTGCCGTCAGGAGTGAAAGCAGGTTCAAATTCAAATTCCTTGGAAGAAGTAATTCGTTCAGGCTCCCCGTTAGGCAGTTCTTTTCTGTATAATCGACCTAAAGCGTTAAACACTAACCTCTTTCCGTCCGGTGAAGTAACGGCATTTCTGATATCCTTTACTTCAAACTTATCAGGATTAATGTCTCTCTTAAATTTAAGAGCTTCGGCTATTTTTATAGTGTTTTCTACTTCAAAA includes the following:
- a CDS encoding TolB family protein, with protein sequence MGYFGTYPNFDWSPDDKFIYFWAEGKIKEIDVSSLQVTEVPFEVENTIKIAEALKFKRDINPDKFEVKDIRNAVTSPDGKRLVFNALGRLYRKELPNGEPERITSSKEFEFEPAFTPDGNTLVYVSWEDESMGAVKKVSLKRKKKDSL